The sequence below is a genomic window from Lolium perenne isolate Kyuss_39 chromosome 4, Kyuss_2.0, whole genome shotgun sequence.
ATTAGAAAGTGCCTGCAAAATTACTGATGTTTTGAGGCACTTTTGGATAGAGCCGCCAAAAATTAGTCCATAATATAATAGACAGTGCACAACAGTACAAAACTAGTCATAATAATCATTTCAAAGAGCATACCAATGCAAAAACAGTCATAATAAACCACTGTTAACTATACTTTGGAACTGCTAGCAACATAGTCCAAGGGCCTTCAAACCAAATAAGCTCTATAAAAAATCCTAAGAAATAGAATACTGAACCAGAAGGGCATATTCTGCTGTAGAAGTGGAAATTTGCAAAAGGGAGCCAACTCAACAAATGGGACTGGTCCGAATTCAATATGAAGAAGAAAAATGCAAGCGGCAGTTAAATTGTAGAGCAGTCAGACATGTTGATCAATACCAAAGTAGACAATACGACAAACGTAACAGGGTATTGATTGTGAAGGCTTAAAGGTCTCTTGCTAGTAGATCAAGGATTCAGCACCTGTGCTGCTGCCACAACTAGATGTCAATAGGGGTACAAAAAAAATAGACAGTGAACGAAAAGGGGATCAAACATGAAGCTAGCAAAATTCAGATGAAACAAGACCTGCAACAATGAAGCATCTTGGAGGGGTGGTCGATGTCCTGGGAACTGGTTAGATCCTCCTGCCCTTCATCGTGTTGGAGCAGCACCGGAGAGTCCTTGTCCTCGTACTCCCTAATTGATGGATGATTAGTCGACAGACCAAAATATATAAGCAAGGCAAGGCGACCAAATAAATGCTCAAGAAACTAGCTAGAGAAAATGCTTACAGAAGAAAGCAGAATTCCTGTTGTCTTGGATTGGGCACCATGTCTACCCGGCGGAAAGAAGAATGAAGCACCTGTATCCCTCCCTGAGCACGGTCGCCGAGGCGGAAGGTGGTGACGATGGCATGTAGGTTGCCACAGTAGCATGGTGGAGCCGAACCAAGGCTGATCCAGACGGAGCACATGAGGCGGTCGTGATCGAAACAGGTGAGGAAGCCGTAGCCTTTGCAGGAATTGAAAGGACAGACGGAATCAATTGTGATGGGCGGGTCCAGCCGCCCGAGACGCTGCCTCCCCTGATCATCCTGGTAGAAGGTGAGATTGTAGGCGTAGATGGTGTTGTTGCGGATCATGTACACGGCCTTGTCTTGCTCGATGTACACGCCCCGACGGAGGATAGGCACGTAGTCTCCCGACCTTGTCGCGTCCATGGGCACCAGGGTCCAGTCGCCGGAGTCGGGGgcaaaggtgaagaagaggccgtCTTGGTTCAAGGAGACGAGGATCAGCGCAGCGTCGGGGAGTACGGCGTAGCCCTGAAGGAACCAGCTGCCCCACGGCAAGAACTGGTCGTGTACGTATGGGTATGGCCTCGTGATGGTGTGGCCGACCTGCTGCCATCCATCCCCGGGGACGAGCCGTCGCATGAGCACGCTGAAACTGGGGCCTTTCTCGATGGAAGACAGAGCCCACAGGTGGTCGGCGGCGGAGATGGGTATGCTACGACAGGCCGCTTCAATCTCCGGCAGATGCAGCTCCAACGGGATGCTCGTCGCCGGGTCCTCGGTGTTGGTATGCGGCTGCAGAGTTAGACGCAGGGCCAGGGGCTTCTCATCGTAGGCCTGGTGCAGAACGCAGAGCGAGCGGCCGTCGGGGGTCATGGCGGCGGCGCTGGCGCTGAAACAGCGCCCAGGCGGCACGTCGATGTCGTGGAAGGACTCGAGCGCGTCGTCGCTCCGGCCGAGGATCCGCCCGGAACGTGCCACGCGGAGGCGTTTGAGCCGTAGGACGGCGCCCTGCATGACTCCGACGAGCAGCGACCAGGCGGGGCTGTGGTCGGCGCCGGCGGGCATGCAGTGGCAGTCCCTCCCGGGGGCGACGCGGGGGGTCCGCGGAGAGCCGAATTTATGCCAGTAGCACGCGCAATCTCGCACGATGCAGACGAACTCCCCCAATTCCTccgcctcctgctcctcctccgacGTCATCAACCACTCTTGCTCCCCCTCCGCCGCCATTATCGACCTAGGGATTTGCTCTTTCCTTCTTTCTTCCACTAGGGTCCGATTTAAAAGAAGTATAGGTAAACCTCACAAGTTTCGTAAAACGGCGAGAGACCTCTTAGGTTTAGCGCGCGGGCGCCGCTGGGCAGCTCTCGACTGCACTGACTTGTCGTCCCCAACCTGCTACCACGACCGACCTGCTCCACCACCCCGATCTACTCTCCTTCCCCCACCCCAAGGCAACCAACCCCCGCGCGGCACCACCGGAGAGGTTCCTTGCAGCCGCCGCGATTCCCCATGCGCCGCTCCACCATGCCCCAACTCCGAATCACCAGGTTCCCTGACCGCCGCAGTCACTCCACCGGTCCCGTGCTAGAACTCGCCGCCGTGGAGATGAGAGACAGCCGTAGGGTTCAGTGGCGGCGGAGGGGATTGACGGCGACCGGCGCCAGGTAAGAAGGGGCCCTGTGCGTCGGTTCCGGGCCAATTGGCTCAATTCCGTTGTCGGGGAGGTGCCAGACGACACGGCAAAGATGCCAAGACCGGCGGTTTGAGGCGAGCGAGCGCACAGACTACTACGACGGCGGCGGGCGAGGTCTGTGTACTGTGTAGGCTACGGTGGGTCTTCGGTAGAAAAGGATCCGAGTCGGTCGATGGTGATGAATCCCGTTCATGGGCTGATGCTCTACTGGGCCCAGTATCATCTACGGGGCTGGCTCAGTTTTTTAACTAGGCCAGTCCAATATGTGTCCAGCAAGCAATATTACTTTTGGAAACCCTAGCCAACTAGCTGTGTTATAtccgctcaaaaaaaaaaactgtgtAATATATCTGATGATACTGGGAACTTGCCTATAGTTGCTTTTTTTTTTGGCGAAAAATCCATCAATCTATTCATAATCCTCAACAGCAGTATAAGGAAACCCACAAATAATAAAGATTAAAAGGTCTTTgaaccacctagcgacgactccAAGCACTCGAACGAGTCGAAGACTCGCTACCATTATTGCCCCTCCCTCATTGAAGCCGGGCAGAGCTTGTCGTAGTAGACAGACACGAAGTCATTGTTGTGACGCTAAGTTGCATTTAGTTGGTATTCAGTTGCATATTGTAGTTGTTAAGTTGTCCACCGGCAATTGTGAAAGTTGCATACAGTGTCGTTAAAACGGTAAAAAAAAAGGGGTCATAATGGTAGTCAGCTTCACGGCATCGGTAGGAAACTTCCCCATAACGGTAGGCAACTAGGCTTCCCGGCGTAGGAATGAAGTTCACACTAATGAAATATGAGTGTCCACAATTAGTGCATTATATTTGATACGTTCGAATTTCATGTGCGTACTCCCGTTACACAATATACAAGGTTTTGTATCCATGAAAATCCATTCAGCATGGAAGCACTAATTCACAGTCTATAGAAACATATTAGTATTTTTTTAGATTAAAGCCAAAAAAAAATGTAATGGAAGCCAGATTAAGTTGCAAAGGAAGCAAAATTGAATATCATCAAAAGAAATTTATATGCGTGAAAGGCTGAAATTAAATTAACTTTGCAAAAGTTGTTAGTTTCTATtcgcaaaaaagaagaaaaagaaagttgttaGTTTCTTCGAAATGGGATTTGGTTTCCTAACAAATCCAAGCGTGACTGGAGAGTACTTAATAGCATGTCCCATAATTAACGGGTCTATTGAGTATTTAATTACAACAGCAGTTGTTACGGAAGCATGCAAACAATCCGTCTTTTCAGCGGAGGATGTAAAAAAGGCAGCTTTTAGTATTGGAGACTTTAAAGCGCCGGgtcttgatggtcttcatgctATTTTTTATAAAAAAAGTTCGGGGGTTTATGTGGTGAACAAATCACAAATGAGATCTTGTAGGCTCTAAATACAGGGATCATACCTGAAGGATGGAATGACACTACGATTGTCATGATCCCGAAGTTGGATAGCCCAGAATTGGTTACCCAATACCACCCAATTAGTCTGTGTAATGTTATCTACAAAATAATCTCGAAGATGTTGGCTCTCCGTTTGAAGAAAATCTTACCTGGGGTGATTTCTCCTATGCAAAGTGCCTTTGTGCCGGGTGCCTAATAACTGACAATGTTCTTGTTGCATATGAGAGTATTCATACTAtaaagaagaagaggacaggaGTTCTGGTGCATGTGCTGTGAAACTTGATATGCATAAAGCATATGACCGCGTTGAGTGGATTTTTCTTGAAAATATGATGAGAAATCTCGGGTTTTCAGAGGGTTGGATCATAATTATGATGGCGTGTGTAAGGTCTATGAGATACCAAGTAAGGTTTAATTCAGAAGAAACTGAGATGTTTGCACCTACTAGGGGCTCCTTCAGGGGACCCCCTCTCTCCATATCTGTTCCTTATATGTGCGGAAAGTTTATCTAGTCTCTTATTGCATGAAGAAGAAGTTGGTGGCATAGATGGGTTAAAAGTATGCAGGAATGCACCGTCAGTCTCTCATTTATTTTTTGCTGATGATTCTCTTATTCTCATAAAGGCAGATATGAATAATGCAACTTCCTTGCAACAAGTTTTGGATACCTATTGTGCAAATTCGGGTCAGTTGGTGAGTTTGGCAAAGTCAAGTATCTTCTTTTCTCCTAATACTCATGTTCTCATCAGGGCGGAAATCTGTGCAACATTACATATTAATACAGAAGCCTTATCTGATAAATACTTTGGTCTACCAACCATAGTAGGAGCTGATAGAAGTGACTGCTTCATTCATTTTGTTGAGCGAATTATTCAAAGGATTAATGGCTGGAAAGAGAAACTTTCATCTATAGGAGGAAAGGAAATTTTGTTGAAAGCAGTTGCTCAAGCTATCCCAGTATATGCGATGTCAGTTTCTGAAATTCCTATTGCAGTGTGCAAACGTATGACTGATGCTATTGCGCAATTTTGGTGTGGTGATGATGAGAATAGTAAGAAGATGCATTGGATGGCTTGGTGGAAACTTTGTTATCCTAAATCTGATGGAGGAATGTGATTTCGGGATTTCCACTCCTTCAACCTTGCAATGCTTGCTAAACAGGTTTGGAGATTAGTAAATGAGTCAAATTCGTTATGTGCAAAGGTCCTGGGATCTAAATATTATCCCAACGGTGACATATTGAAAGCTGGACCTAAGAATGGAACATCATTTACTTGGCAAAGTATCATGGCTGGTATAAAAACCTTTAAACGAGGCTATATTTGGCGGGTAGGCAATGGAGGAAATATAAATATATACACTGATCCCTGGATTCCTTCGAGTCCGGATAGAAAGATCTTGACACCAAGGGGAGATGGAAATTTCACGAAGGTCGTTGAACTTATTTGTCCAAATACAGGTACACGGGATGAGGAGCGACTTCAAGATATCTTTTACCCGGTTGATATTAACCGTATCTTGGAAATTGCTTTGAACAATCAAGGTTTTGATGATTTTATTGCATGGAATTATACTAAGCATGGGCAGTATACATTCAAGTCTGGATAtcacatacaatgaagacatcagtTTGGAGCGAGTGCGGCACAATTAGCGCTCCCAAGATCATCAGTAAATAACCCTTTGGAAACTAAAGATTTCGAGTAAAATCAAAATATTCATTTGGCGGTCACTTCATGGTATTTTACCACTTAAATCAATTCTGGCAAATCGCCATGTCGGTACTGATGGAGGTTGTCCTATATGTAACCAAGCAGCAGAAGATGGTTTACATCTATGTTTCAAATGCCCTACCGCTGTCATGCTTTGGGAGTCCCTTGGCATCACAAAAATAATGGATGAAGTGACGGGAGAAGATCGTTCTAGTTCTGTGGTCCTGGAAATTCTTCTAAGGAGGCAAGATGTCACTCTATCAGGTTTTGAGGTGGGTCTAAAAGAGGTTATTGCTATTAGGTGTTGGTATCTATGGTGGATCTGACGTCATCGCACCCATAATGAGCAAGTCCCTCCAATGTTCAAATGTAAAATGTCGATCTTAACTATTGCATCAAATGCCAGTAAAGTTCTTGCAAGACCTTCCACTCCACGTCAAGAATGCAGCCGGACACCTTCTCGAATAATCAAGGTAAATGTTGATGGATCTTTTCACCCTGATGTCCACGCAGGTTTAACAGGTGCAGTTTTGCGAGACCATGATGGAAGATTTGTAGCGGCATCTTCTAGTTTCTTGCCAAATAGTATTACAACTTGCAAATCATATGGGATGCAATAATATCCAAGTGGAATCTGATTCTATGGAAACTGTTGAGGCCTGCACAGGTGAAGCCACATGGTGGAATGAGTCCTCGGCTATCTTTGATGAATGCTGATTGTGTTGATCTAATGGCGCTTATTGGAGGTGTTCAAATTCAATTCTGCCCGAGGGAAGCAAatgaggtagctcatgagattgcTTTTGATTGTTTTAGTAGTAAAATTTCCTGTAATTGGGTTGATGAACCCCTAGCTTTGTTATTCTGTAACTCATCAACAATGTAACAAAACTTTAATTGTGGAGCAGCAAGGTCCAAATGCACTCTTTTTCTTACCAAGGTACCGAAAGGGACTGGAAAGTTTTTAATGAGTCGGCTTGCTAGCTCAATATATtgtgttttcaaaaaaaaaacaatccgATCTTTTCACATGCAAATAACGTGTTGGCCTCgcctaagactagtcacaatgcatagtatcatatatagaagtatcatgtgtatgatactactatatgttaCTATCTCCataatgcatggtatcatatactagtatcataatcttctaaTATTAATTGGTATGtacaatctcaatgcaaatatacgTACAAGATTTATTTGACACTAAATTTTCTAGTATTacatgctatgatacggtatctacctatgatactactatcatctctctcatctttaattgcactgccacatcagctTTTTGCATGCATGGGATGCATGATACTGAAAGAGCAAGGTCTAtaccccgtgttttgtgtgtttgataacaacacttgaatgaatttaaccgtgtgcatagattgtctttgatagatttgtaggtgcacggtgccctcgctgaacacttcatgatcggaagactgaagcgtagcttataggttttctggttttgtgtgtgtgtcgcgaggtgacgTGGTTGGATAGGGAAAGAGAAAAACAACAGATTCtgcctgaccggtactaccggtaccagtagcggtagtaccgctaccctactggtactGCCCTGAGGTACCGCTCTGGGTGTTTTCACTGAAAAGTCCCACAAAGCGAGTTACGGTACCTCTATGGTACCATGAGCGGAAGTACCGCTCACAAGCGGTAGTTCCGACATGGTACCACTTAGGTACCGTAAGTCGAGTTACGGcactaccgctccggtaccgctgaGGTACCGGATGGAGTCCGAGACTCGCAGAGGCCCTAGCGGTACCActggcggtactaccgctgtgaGGCCACATGGCGAATCTGTGGGGTAATTTCaaacccagagcggtactaccgcttgcccaagcggtagtaccggttgtgCGGGATCTGCACATAACTGTTGGATTTGGAGGGcctataaaaaggccccttcttctccagctcgattttatctcttctcctcctctctcctccattgttgctgagctcaaaccttgaggatctccccatccacccaaccaatcttgcccaaactttgtggagtggtggaggaggccccgatctatagtCTTACCAAGAGAGAATTCACCAATACcagctagtccttagtggatcttggagttagggttcctatggtgggatcttggagtaagtgctcctatggaggctagcttggagttgtgctagccccatagggtgttgggagcctccggtgttgtggagctcgccccaaccttgtgaaagaaccgccgcctcgaccgactacttagtggagaaggggaagctccttcgtggggctttctcgaggaagaaggtgaggccttccttcgtggtgtggccgtataGCCTTCGTggttagcacctcctcaacgcagacgtactcccttttgtgggaggaattgccgaaaacaaacctcgcctcgtctccgcgccccccggttgtcccgctccctaactttactatcttgcttggttcctttgcttgttgcactagcctaggatcatactaggaacaccCATATCACCAAAACTATCATCTTTACTTCCGCATCGCATAAAAACTGAAAAAGACATAAAAATTGTGTAGcacccattcacccccccccccctctttgtTCGAtgatccattcaattggtatcagagcaaggttttctttctCGGGCTTTACCACCtacgaaatggccgaacaagaggcggcCGAGAATGGGTCCCTTCCTGGTGAGCTACCACCTCCATCATCTATCGTTGATagcacaacggctacgttggatgaactCAAGAAATAGGAGTCATCCGTCGTTAGCcaattgaaggctatgatgatggagttggttgctccaAAACCAACCCCCACCatagatcctaaggcaagtgccgaggttcccccaccaaaagctaatTCATTTCCTCTTATTGGTTTTTTTGCTCAATCGACAAAAAACCCGCaagaggaagggcttggggaggccggcacttcatcaaaagggaaggatgaaccaCCGGTTGCGGAACAATTCGGAGGTAATCATGCGGTgacaccaccaagtgattacaccataaatgttccaatactcatgcctcatattttgtctcatggttcaccaccgctacttgaatctaatagctttgaaaattggcaattcttaatgtgttctcatgtgcgcaacgcttctaccgagctttagcgcatctgttgcggtcaaaacccaccggcgggcagcgacgggcaacacagtagagccgggaacaacctagggctgcggctggccctggtccctccgagcgacggcccgcaaagcctctggtacacacgtccgatgctgatgcaagggcgtgccacctgacctatacctggtcaggaaggtgatggagatgcctcgcttagtttcctgcatggcatacacgtaaacattaaatacgagcctcgatcggctctcaggttatcctgtgaatcggctcaaggagccgatccacccatgattcgtacgaggtgcacgaatatatggtggtcctgcttgatcaagataaagctaatgcgatctacgacgatttagggttttcaccgcataatcggatcatcctactcacgattgggcctcgcggccacggacggtgatcgtagtttccatcctagatagggcctaaaaaccaacgcgaggttgatccccggaacatcctgtctaggactagcaaacgacaccctacgtgccgctggatcctccaaccctttgtaaggcctaactattgcagatattaaactaatccttgaagaacaaggagcaaccgtaacggatcggatctactgaataaagatcaagcggggtgccgcccccacacccaagataggtgtgagggcggctagatatgcaagggttgcactacgatagcatatgatacgaagaacaatgctaaccctaacatatctaagataactacgttgctcgccatcaaaaaggcttcagcacgagcaacgcatgaacaacatgaagcttctgctgcctagatcacaagatgcgatctaggcagcatgatgcttaccggtagaaaccctcgagacgaaggagttggcgatgcgccgagattgattggttggttgaacgttggttgttgtttatttcataaaccctagatacatatttatagtccaggggactttctaatttaggcgtgcacctaaccgtgcacgggtaaaactctatctaagatgcgatctactatattacagatacatgggcaatctagcccaactttgcatataaggccgattcacatatttcttcagtatataatctttaaacccatcttgatcgcggcccacctctgactcggtcaaattccggtgataacacatgcccccctggttttggaattgataattccaaaatcactctgttttttcttcgtcgggtcatgtcatggcagagcagaactgtcgcagtattcttcatcatgatgacctgccttctcaacttctctgcatgaTTTGACAATTTTGGCTCCATCCCCTCGGAAACTGCTTGAGCAATAAACTTCCACTAGGCTCcttattatttaaccgtgccgattgattagcccacttcatccccttcctctgttccagctatcggcaccaaaaaaccctcttcccctgtagcgatgtcttcctcttcctctgtctcctccggcctctccctccagtccttctcttcgagcgagccggagtggaactccgatcacgcgccagagggcgacctgcctctgaccgatggggaagaggacctcaagttcctcatcgatggggagctgataagcgaaagtgaagacgacctccatccctgggcgaaacccacctcccccgcCGGGAAGGggaaagaagtagaggaagaggaagaaaaagaggagggcggcccctcttcccccgctaagcttctgccggccaagcgattccgcgcttgggcggacagcgaaaacgatgatgatgacgaggaggaagaggaggaggatcctcctcctccatcgggtatccgccgaccaagcgcttccgctcctgggcggacagcgaggatgatgatgatgacgaggaagacgaagctccggccaagggctggggtagcagcgacgaggagcttcctgggagcagcgccgatgacaccgacgacggcgacgatgaggacatcgacgactagtagagtaggactagtagtagcagtgcactaggcaccagatccctcttttgagagccatcggctctttcttgtaaagccgctcctttgaattaatgaaaattgttctttcaattaatccaatttcactccttccgcttgtcataccaagaccgatagcaacgtatcggattccttttcctttggacgcctgtgaagccggactcaaatgtcgattagaccgccagtcaagcacttctcaaattcaggctgcgatttgatatctga
It includes:
- the LOC127348995 gene encoding uncharacterized protein, translated to MAAEGEQEWLMTSEEEQEAEELGEFVCIVRDCACYWHKFGSPRTPRVAPGRDCHCMPAGADHSPAWSLLVGVMQGAVLRLKRLRVARSGRILGRSDDALESFHDIDVPPGRCFSASAAAMTPDGRSLCVLHQAYDEKPLALRLTLQPHTNTEDPATSIPLELHLPEIEAACRSIPISAADHLWALSSIEKGPSFSVLMRRLVPGDGWQQVGHTITRPYPYVHDQFLPWGSWFLQGYAVLPDAALILVSLNQDGLFFTFAPDSGDWTLVPMDATRSGDYVPILRRGVYIEQDKAVYMIRNNTIYAYNLTFYQDDQGRQRLGRLDPPITIDSVCPFNSCKGYGFLTCFDHDRLMCSVWISLGSAPPCYCGNLHAIVTTFRLGDRAQGGIQVLHSSFRRVDMVPNPRQQEFCFLLEYEDKDSPVLLQHDEGQEDLTSSQDIDHPSKMLHCCRQYFTPKNDPRVCFLCGGDGHIARECSLPPQQRSSAMPPWGPTHSMLDDPASMQHQVSFSSRPVAHLKPATTTIKENLFIICQIGSQPVIYPTGVMDESLQLEGDNGAPLEPCYSADDGDDDWHFIHSGSKIHAVSCTRDFMLEFNLKDRTTIKLPVRWPSADPFVMVIRVGGETIAVTDSLEVFHQKVSTDGGSTTWLPCKTDQSHVLRRKVVISGYVQVTDHSFLLSDAVTGSYLLFDLGAKQLMARRHALGRIQ